aGTAAGTTGTAATTCCAGTGCGCTCACAAAAGGCAGTGaacacacatccttctactctgccatcttggaccagTCTCCATAATGTTATAATAATTTCTAATCAGAACTTAGTATATGGATTATGTaagctgaaatttttttttttttgtaagagaAACATCTTGCAACAGGTTTATTCAATTCTCTTAAAAAATGGTGGCATTCCTTTACTTTCTGCCTTTTGGCAGCAGCAGTTACATATATGGAATAGCAAATTAAGTCTAAAAACGTGGGCCCTAGTCAACTTTATTTTTCGGCACTATGATCATGATAAAGGATCACGACATCCTTTACATTTCCAAGGAAAACCAATTTAAAGTTTGTCCTTGCCAAACTCCATAAAACAGCCACTTTAGAGTAAACCAGCAGAGAGCATTGCATCACCCCAATAAAGCTGTAGGTTTCATCACATGCACCAACAAATCTACATGGCTAGTTTCTGTGCTCCTCTTTTACAGAATTTTACACCTATTGTTACCAGACAGCATTTTAAACACGGAAATATCAACTGCCtaataaagcaaaaaacaaaggcATTTCCTTTATTAGAAACAAGACACACCATCACTTAAAATCTTCAAACATTATTGCACTTTAACTTTCAGAATTTGACAATGCATTCAATGAAGCAATCTGCAGACAACTAGTTTTAACAGACagattaaaaaacacttttaagcAGACGTGAATGTCCTAAACTGTTTATTAGGTAAGAATTTTACAAACATTACTTATATTAGCGGTAGCGGTGGAGCTGGAGAGTATTGCGCCTTCTCCAGGCTGCGCGGCGAGAACCACCGATCGTGTGGTGGAACTTGTGGCCCTTGCTGAGGCCGCGGCTCTTCCTGCCTGCAGACGTCAGCCCCCGCATCTCCCTGTGCTTGTGGACTGGTTTGGTGATCCACTGGGTGTCAGGGTTTCTTCTGATAGCTTTATGGAAGGGATCGATGAGGATAACCTCAAAAAACTTGTACGTAGAATCTTCACCCACCCAGTAAGAATTCAGGACCCTCAGGGCCCCACAGTGGCGTCCTGCTCGCTCCTCGGCAACAGACTGAAGGCTCCGGGCAAACGTGAGCTGGTTGACGCCGTGGTGGACGGGCTTGCCGTAGGTGGCGCCCTTCGGGACCGGGCCTTTGCGGCCACCGCGGCGCACGCGAACCCGATACATCACATAACCTTGCTTGGCCTTGTAGCCCAGCCTGCGCGCCTTGCCGGGCCGGGTGGGGCGCGGGGCCCGGTGCAGCGCCGAGAGCTGGCGGTACTGCCAGCAGCAAACCCTGAGCAGAAAGCGCATCACGTCCGACTGCTTCTTCCTCCACAGCTCCTGGATGTACTTGTAAGCGCCCATCTCGGCTCACCTGATGGCTGCCGCCAAATGGAAAGGCTGAAATTTTATATAAAGCAATAATTTATAAGATAACCAAGTAAAATTGGGAACGGAAGTATAATATACGAACTTCTGATCAGATGTTAGGGCCAACTACAAGctacaagaagagaaaaatgtatcATTGGCAAGGGAGAAACAGACGAAGGGAATCAAATGGGAGTGTCAGAAACAGAGCTGTACGTAAAGTGAGACTTAATTTTGATAGTTGTGACTTAGGACTATAATAGTGCTTTATGACCTGCCAACACCATTTCCTTGCCAACACGATCCCTTATTCTTCTGGGCTCACTGGGCTCCAGTCATACCAGCTTTGTAGGTGCTGCTCAAACACACCAGGCATGACTCTGATAGAGAGGCTTTGTACTTGTTTGTCCCACTTTTGGACAGCCTTTTCTCAAGATACCCACATGACCTTATGGTACAACTGTAACATTTTCTGCCCTCTTTTATGCTTTAGTTTCCTCTTGAGCGTTTGTCTTCGCCTGAAATATTAAATCGGTCGTTGATTAACcttttttgtctgtgttgctGATGGGAATTAATATTACATGGCCCTGCTCTTCCCACAGGTTCC
This genomic window from Mesoplodon densirostris isolate mMesDen1 chromosome 19, mMesDen1 primary haplotype, whole genome shotgun sequence contains:
- the LOC132479993 gene encoding large ribosomal subunit protein eL15-like, which gives rise to MGAYKYIQELWRKKQSDVMRFLLRVCCWQYRQLSALHRAPRPTRPGKARRLGYKAKQGYVMYRVRVRRGGRKGPVPKGATYGKPVHHGVNQLTFARSLQSVAEERAGRHCGALRVLNSYWVGEDSTYKFFEVILIDPFHKAIRRNPDTQWITKPVHKHREMRGLTSAGRKSRGLSKGHKFHHTIGGSRRAAWRRRNTLQLHRYR